One Ornithorhynchus anatinus isolate Pmale09 chromosome 2, mOrnAna1.pri.v4, whole genome shotgun sequence DNA segment encodes these proteins:
- the RAN gene encoding GTP-binding nuclear protein Ran — MAAQGEPQVQFKLVLVGDGGTGKTTFVKRHLTGEFEKKYVATLGVEVHPLVFHTNRGPIKFNVWDTAGQEKFGGLRDGYYIQAQCAIIMFDVTSRVTYKNVPNWHRDLVRVCENIPIVLCGNKVDIKDRKVKAKSIVFHRKKNLQYYDISAKSNYNFEKPFLWLARKLIGDPNLEFVAMPALAPPEVVMDPALAAQYEQDLQIAQTTALPDEDDDL, encoded by the exons ATGGCCGCTCAAGGAGAGCCCCAAGTGCAGTTTAAG CTCGTGTTGGTCGGCGACGGGGGTACCGGAAAGACCACGTTCGTAAAGCGCCACTTGACTGGCGAATTTGAGAAGAAGTACGTAG CTACCTTGGGTGTTGAGGTTCACCCCCTCGTGTTCCATACTAACAGAGGGCCTATCAAATTCAATGTGTGGGATACAGCTGGGCAGGAGAAGTTTGGTGGTCTGAGAGATGGCTATTACATCCAAG CTCAGTGTGCCATTATCATGTTTGATGTTACTTCAAGAGTTACTTACAAGAATGTACCTAACTGGCACAGAGATCTGGTACGGGTATGCGAAAACATCCCAATAGTCTTGTGTGGCAACAAGGTGGATATCAAGGACAGGAAAGTCAAGGCAAAATCCATCGTTTTCCATCGGAAGAAGAATCTCCAG TACTATGATATTTCTGCCAAAAGTAACTACAACTTTGAGAAGCCCTTCCTTTGGCTGGCTAGGAAGCTAATTGGAGATCCCAATTTGGAGTTTGTTGCCATGCCGGCGCTTGCACCGCCAGAAGTCGTCATGGACCCAGCACTGGCAGCACAGTATGAGCAGGACTTACAG aTTGCTCAAACAACCGCTCTCCCCGACGAAGATGATGACCTGTGA